From one Plasmodium yoelii strain 17X genome assembly, chromosome: 12 genomic stretch:
- a CDS encoding ATP-dependent RNA helicase, giving the protein MMYNDKDEDNFFEEDDNYENNKNEKTHDANGQDEVDPLDEFMLEINKVIEEEKIKKEREENEFNNKEIGSEFGNSIDSYVKSPRKCEKGKNINDTDQKPPIDKKNNNNSNDVKNDNSLDDNDVTADIYEFLEKKNEELMNEKNKEKEHGKSFNNTKNYFVSAGTKDPQMEIKDYDSDFNDFLNDGNDKNKNDEIIICNVNYDEIELEEFKKDIFVTDESINSFTLEQSVEYKKKNNIKTIGFNVPKPIFSFLQLKNIIDKEVLENMYDLSISILSPAQSIVIPTFLSGRDFIANSRTGSGKTLAYIISLIIHLMNYKKESKKDAQKGGKKKISDPHALILTPTREICVQISEEINKISMNKLSSTLLFNGINFKNAYDDIHKGVDIIIANVKTLINFVNKKYLSLTNIKYVILDEFDKLFSNQFINSVISILNNIRTDSIRAFFSSTFSDSIHELIKPYLSKKHILIQVDDNNMLIDKKFYIVEESYKYKYLLHAIHQFSNNGQGFIFCNSKKNVLALYERLKKEIQLKHIKFDFIYGDMDQTDRLYKLDSLKNKRTQILISTGLMERGINVIDLNFVINYDCPRDLFVYIHRIGRCSRMNNKGYAVTFITPSEKKMAYLIYTHLKNAKETIDEELENFILRSNLDNHIEIKKLKRKMNNPNYDNPLKKVGPTNNNNAIISLGSMPFQASSSQKQNEKPPPKQVHMISPNDVLSSSSDEY; this is encoded by the exons ATGATGTATAACGATAAAGATGaggataatttttttgaagaagatgataattatgaaaataataaaaatgaaaaaacacATGACGCTAATGGACAGGACGAAGTTGATCCATTAGACGAATTTATgttagaaataaataaagtaatcgaagaagaaaaaattaaaaaagaacGCGAGGAAAatgaatttaataataaagagATAGGAAGTGAGTTTGGAAATTCTATAGATAGTTATGTAAAATCGCCAAGAAAATGTGAAAAgggtaaaaatataaatgacaCAGATCAAAAGCCCCcaattgataaaaaaaataacaataatagtAATGATGTCAAGAATGATAACAGTTTGGATGATAATGATGTGACTGCAgatatttatgaatttttggaaaaaaaaaatgaagaattaatgaatgaaaaaaataaagagaaAGAGCATGGAAAAAGTTTTAATAACACTAAGAACTATTTTGTAAGCGCTGGAACAAAAGATCCacaaatggaaataaaagaTTATGATAGCGattttaatgattttttaaatgatggtaatgataaaaataaaaatgatgaaataataatttgtaatGTTAATTATGATGAAATTGAATTAGaagaatttaaaaaagatatatttgttaCTGACGAAAGTATAAATAGTTTTACTCTCGAACAAAGTGtggaatataaaaaaaaaaataatataaaaacaataggCTTTAATGTACCAAAGCcaattttctcttttttacaattaaaaaatattatagataaAGAAGTTCTTGAAAATATGTACGATTTGTCTATAAGTATTTTATCTCCTGCTCAATCCATAGTAATCCCAACATTTTTAAGTGGTAGAGATTTTATAGCAAACAGTAGAACTGGATCAGGGAAAACACTcgcatatattatttcgcTAATCATTCATTTGATGAACTATAAAAAAGAAAGCAAAAAGGATGCACAAAAaggtggaaaaaaaaaaatctcaGATCCTCATGCTCTTATATTGACACCAACTAGAGAAATATGTGTGCAAATTTCTgaggaaataaataaaatatctatGAATAAATTAAGTTCAACTCTATTATTTAATGggataaattttaaaaatgctTATGATGATATACACAAAGGGGTTGATATCATAATAGCCAACGTAAAAACGTTAATTAactttgttaataaaaaatatttatcattaactaatattaaatatgttatattagacgaatttgataaattattttcaaaccaatttattaattcagttatttcaatattaaacAATATACGAACTGATTCTATAAGagcttttttttcttcaacaTTTTCAGATAGTATTCATGAATTAATCAAACCGTATTTAtctaaaaaacatattttaatcCAAgtagatgataataatatgttaatagataaaaaattttatattgttgAAGAAtcatacaaatataaatatttattacatgCGATTCATCAGTTTTCAAATAATGGTCaaggttttattttttgtaatagtaaaaaaaacgTGTTAGCACTATATGAACGacttaaaaaagaaatacaactaaaacatataaaatttgattttatttATGGTGATATGGATCAAACAGATAGATTATATAAACTAgattctttaaaaaataaaagaacaCAAATATTAATTAGTACTGGTTTAATGGAAAGAGGTATAAATGTTATTGATTTAAATTTTGTAATTAATTATGATTGCCCTCGTGATCTCTTTGTTTATATTCACAGAATTGGTCGATGTTCCAGAATGAACAATAAAG GCTACGCTGTTACGTTTATTACTCcctcagaaaaaaaaatggcatATCTTATTTATAcccatttaaaaaatgcaaaggAAACAATAGATGAAGAAttagaaaattttattttaagaaGCAACTTGGATAACCATatcgaaataaaaaaattgaaaagaaaaatgaataatCCTAATTATGATAACCCATTGAAAAAAGTAGGGCccacaaataataataacgcaaTTATAAGTTTAGGTTCCATGCCTTTTCAAGCTAGTTCATcacaaaaacaaaatgaaaaaccgCCACCCAAACAGGTGCATATGATTTCTCCAAATGATGTTTTATCTTCTTCAAGTGATGAATACTAA
- a CDS encoding peptidase, putative — translation MSSNTNAIRKIPPFMNKLEDIYNICYGGLNKIEKCQFGKAVSRRINGEKIDMYQLYIIHYQLCNKEKLYKISYVQENMNISNSFFDKEYKMYMSDDGEIGCLFNNNDNKLMINLFKNDGNKGSFFFTSINNVSVNDIHKKFFMYESFCSFNSNNTLLLYSAESEDIKLKKEGTIFQKSDLDALKKLNNGVYTETFGEQYNYSFFYLYLYNLIDNTVKYITVKDITSCFYNPKFIDETSFVCLSYRTVPYRLGIYAFNTRQNDLLLCTLNDFDFDIAVDGDNNDIKDSDAIGNSGNSGKSKKNHVRCSYIKLSCKNFKHIASPIIIKDKDKDQVYVACLVVFHKNDESKQHISEYNLVLIKLEKDETKKNKNKKANKDVSMEEEKSLIHYENNDENFNECNNISGSKVEDGRTDNIHGNNNNINDKNNDDACNYKKVETYILVKEGEYTPYFRGIYTNEIKGCCYPYIFLNTILYCNKIIIAVHMFTKNIYRVLINDIYNENDPGTSIEILCMKENNLLISIRNMLLNDILMYCIFNEQNIKGDFIYLTNLKSYNIDFSTYSNIEKKSDFIYSNINDNSKNLFKILSEIETSVFENKHPYIRRKKPSYNLLYQNEQEYLNDIKDKGISLSNFNLFNKNNLRNLILYIHGGPYSLTYNEYRNIYIFFAACGFDVLCVNYIGSLTYTDKPNILNGFVNTIEINDIMAVFQNFSKHFGDYENVYLYGGSYGGFASCSLLTKSSIFKSGCIINGVYEWILSAYSSDVPDFFVNLTVNKNTEYDCIFDKHDYAMSYEMSPLNYAQNIKTPVLIICSKNDMRVTYHNSIALYNRLRALKKKTKLFLFDDANHSIDNYHYDETILMNTILWFYDYDTKKKK, via the coding sequence ATGAGTAGTAATACAAATGCAATAAGAAAAATTCCCCCGTTTATGAACAAGCTCGaggatatatataacatatgcTATGGGggattaaataaaatagaaaaatgtCAATTTGGGAAAGCAGTATCAAGAAGAATAAATGGTGAAAAAATAGATATGTATCAATTgtatataatacattatcAACTAtgtaataaagaaaaattgtataaaatatcTTATGTTCaagaaaatatgaatataagtAATAGTTTTTTTgataaagaatataaaatgtatatgtCTGATGATGGGGAAATCGGatgtttatttaataataatgataataaattaatgataaatttatttaaaaatgatgGAAATAAAGGatcctttttttttacatctaTAAATAATGTATCTGTAAATGATATACATAagaaattttttatgtatgaatcattttgttcatttaaTTCTAATAACACTTTGTTATTATATAGTGCTGAAAGTGAagatattaaattaaaaaaagaggGAACTATATTCCAAAAATCAGATTTAGATGCattaaaaaagttaaataATGGAGTGTATACAGAAACATTTGGAGAGCAATACAATTattcgtttttttatttatatctctATAACTTAATAGATAATACTGTTAAATATATCACTGTAAAAGATATCACAAGCTGTTTTTATAATCCTAAATTTATCGATGAAACATCTTTTGTTTGCTTATCTTATAGAACAGTACCATATAGATTAGGCATATATGCTTTTAACACAAGACaaaatgatttattattGTGCACACTTAATGACTTTGATTTTGACATCGCAGTAGATGgagataataatgatataaaggATTCTGATGCAATTGGTAATAGTGGGAATAGTGGGAAAAGTAAGAAAAATCATGTACGGtgttcatatataaaattgtcttgtaaaaattttaaacatATTGCTTCaccaattattataaaagatAAAGATAAAGATCAAGTATATGTTGCATGTTTAGTagtttttcataaaaatgaCGAAAGTAAACAGCACATTAGTGAATACAATTTagtattaattaaattagaaaaagatgaaacaaaaaaaaataaaaataaaaaagctAATAAAGATGTTTCTATGGAAGAAGAAAAATCTTTAATACATTACGAAAAcaatgatgaaaattttaatgaatgtaacAATATTAGTGGTTCAAAGGTAGAAGATGGTCGTACTGATAATATTCatggaaataataacaaCATAAATGACAAAAACAATGACGATGCgtgtaattataaaaaagtcgaaacatatatattagttAAAGAAGGTGAATATACACCATATTTTAGAGGTATATATACTAACGAGATTAAAGGATGTTGCtatccatatatttttttaaatacaattttatattgtaataaaataattattgctGTTCATATGTTTACAAAGAATATATATCGTGTACTTATAAATgacatatataatgaaaatgatccAGGCACAAGCATTGAAATATTATGTatgaaagaaaataatttattaattagtATAAGAAATATGTTGCTAAACGATATATTAATGTATTGCATATTTAATGAACAAAACATTAAAGGGGATTTTATTTATCttacaaatttaaaaagCTATAATATAGATTTTTCAACATATAgcaatatagaaaaaaaaagtgattttatttattcaaatattaatgataattctaaaaatttatttaagaTATTAAGTGAAATCGAGACTTCAGTTTTTGAAAATAAGCATCCATATATTAGGAGAAAGAAACCAAGCTATAATTTGCTTTATCAAAATGAGCaagaatatttaaatgatatCAAAGATAAAGGCATATCATTATcgaattttaatttatttaataaaaataatttaagaaATTTAATTCTATATATTCATGGAGGACCATATAGTTTAActtataatgaatatagaaatatatatatattttttgcgGCATGCGGTTTTGATGTTTTGTGTGTTAATTATATAGGATCACTAACCTATACGGATAAACCCAATATATTAAATGGTTTTGTAAATACTATTGAAATTAATGATATAATGGCAGTATTCCAAAATTTTTCTAAACATTTTGGTGATTATgaaaatgtatatttatatggtGGTTCTTATGGAGGATTTGCTTCATGTTCTTTATTAACAAAATCAAGTATTTTTAAAAGTGGATGTATTATTAATGGAGTATATGAATGGATATTATCGGCATATTCAAGTGATGTGCCcgatttttttgtaaatttaacagtaaataaaaatacagaaTATGACTGCATTTTTGATAAGCATGATTATGCAATGTCATATGAAATGTCACCTCTTAATTAtgctcaaaatataaaaactcctgttttaataatttgttcAAAAAATGATATGCGGGTTACTTATCATAACAGTATagctttatataatagattaagagctttaaaaaaaaaaacaaaattatttctATTTGATGATGCAAACCATTCCATTGACAATTATCATTATGATGAAACTATTCTTATGAATACAATTCTTTGGTTTTATGATTACGACACTAAGAAGAAGAAGTAA